A segment of the Candidatus Aminicenantes bacterium genome:
CACGGCTGGACGTTTGGGGTTGGCCGAGGCGGGCCGGAAGAGACGAGCGTAAATATCGACGCCGTCGCGGGCCTTGAAGCTCAAAACTTCCGGTTCCATCCAAGCATAAGAGCGGAACTCCTCCGTCGTGGAAAGGGTCAGGGTCCGGGCGGCGGCCCCCGGCTTGGCGGGCTGGACATAGAGCTCGCCCGGCTTGGTTGCCGTGCTGAAGATCGAGGCCAGCGTCGTCTCGTCCGGCGAGAGGGATACGGCATGCTGGCCGGTCATCGCAGTTAGCCGGGTCCTGGGTCCACCCTGGGCGGGCATAACATAGTAGTGGAGCTCGCCGGGATGGACTTCGCTCGAAGTGAAGTAGATCTTCGTTCCGTCGGCCGATAGGACGGCGTCGCGCACCTCGAAACGGCCCGAGGTCAATTGGGCCCTTTCTTTTCCTTCGGCGGAAACTCGATAGATATGGGCGAACCCGTCTTTCTCGGAGACATAAACGACGGCCTTGGCGTCGGGCGTCCAGGCGACCGAAGTCAGCCCGAGATCGCCGACCCAGGCGTCGTCATGGATCGTTTCCAGCGGCAGGAGGGTTGCGGAAGCGGGATCGAGCCGGTAGAGCCAGTCGTCCTTGCGGTCGTCCGTCCGCACCTGGACCAGCCCCCAGCGTCCGTCGGGCGACCAGCCCAGGAAGGACTCGGAGAGCTTCCTCTCGCCCTGCCCGAAGTCGAGCCAGCGGACCTCGCCCGTGGTGGTCGCCATCAGGCCCATCCGCCCCGACCGGGTCCAAGAATACGCCGCCTTCGGCCGCGACGGGATATCCTCGGTGTAGCCGGACCTCGTGACATAGTTGGGGACGATAGTTTGGCGGATGTCGGCCACAGGCTCGGAGATGGTGAAGACCACTTGGCTCTCGTCCGGCGAAAGGTCCTGTCCGGAGACAGTCTGATTCTCGGCCAGGGGGAACGGCCGCCGGCGGGCCATCGGACGGGCGCCCGTGCCCGTCGGGGGCCCCACTGGCATTTGGCCGCGGCCTTCGCCCCCGACCCGTTTAAACATTTGGAAGAGCTCCAATTGCTGGTCCTGGTACCATTTGTCGATATCGGTCGTCTTGCGCGGTTCGACGGCGGGGGGCCGCTTGGCGAACGATGTCATCTGCCGCAGCTCGCCGCCGTCTAAGGCCATAGCGAAGACGTTGTCGCCGACGGTATAGACGACTTTCTTTTGGTCGAACGAGAATCGGACGCCCGCCTCCCGATCGTCGGTGGCGAGAAGCGGTCGGACGGCCCCTGTTTTCAAATCCATGAGTTTGACGTCGCCGCCTTCGACGAGGAGGGCGCGCTTGCGGGCCTTGTCGGGGACGGGCTGAGCGCCGCCGCCGAAGCCGCCAAATCCACGGCCGCGGCCCGGGGCCGAGGCGGGAGGCCGCTTCATCATCGCCTCGGCCGTAATCTTGCGCGGCGCTGCATCGGCCTTGCCGAAGGCATAAAGCTCGGCCGCCGGGGCGCCGGGTTTCTTCCACCGGAAGTAGAGGACTTGGCCGTCATAGGACCACTGCAGGTCCGAAGGGGTGGTGCCGATAAGCTCCTCGCCCCGCATGATGTTGTCGATGGTCAGGCGGAACGGACCGGGCGCCGCAGCTTGGCCGGGCAAGGGCGCCGGCGCCAGAACGGCGAC
Coding sequences within it:
- a CDS encoding S9 family peptidase, which translates into the protein MARTRSALAPILAAALVAIVAVLAPAPLPGQAAAPGPFRLTIDNIMRGEELIGTTPSDLQWSYDGQVLYFRWKKPGAPAAELYAFGKADAAPRKITAEAMMKRPPASAPGRGRGFGGFGGGAQPVPDKARKRALLVEGGDVKLMDLKTGAVRPLLATDDREAGVRFSFDQKKVVYTVGDNVFAMALDGGELRQMTSFAKRPPAVEPRKTTDIDKWYQDQQLELFQMFKRVGGEGRGQMPVGPPTGTGARPMARRRPFPLAENQTVSGQDLSPDESQVVFTISEPVADIRQTIVPNYVTRSGYTEDIPSRPKAAYSWTRSGRMGLMATTTGEVRWLDFGQGERKLSESFLGWSPDGRWGLVQVRTDDRKDDWLYRLDPASATLLPLETIHDDAWVGDLGLTSVAWTPDAKAVVYVSEKDGFAHIYRVSAEGKERAQLTSGRFEVRDAVLSADGTKIYFTSSEVHPGELHYYVMPAQGGPRTRLTAMTGQHAVSLSPDETTLASIFSTATKPGELYVQPAKPGAAARTLTLSTTEEFRSYAWMEPEVLSFKARDGVDIYARLFRPASANPKRPAVIFIHGAGYLQNAHKGWSTYYREYMFHNLLAAAGYHVLDLDYRGSSGYGRDCRTGVYRFMGGKDLNDVVDGAKFLVESCGVDAGRIGCYGGSYGGFLTLMAMFTAPEAFKAGAALRPVTDWAAYNAGYTVDILNLPQKDAEAYKKSSPLYLAQGLKGALLICHGVVDTNVHVQDSIRLAQRLIELRKENWELALYPSENHSFVNADSWADEYKRIFKLFETNLKN